The following are encoded in a window of Panthera leo isolate Ple1 chromosome B2, P.leo_Ple1_pat1.1, whole genome shotgun sequence genomic DNA:
- the STMND1 gene encoding LOW QUALITY PROTEIN: stathmin domain-containing protein 1 (The sequence of the model RefSeq protein was modified relative to this genomic sequence to represent the inferred CDS: inserted 1 base in 1 codon), with translation MGCGPSQAAEDQTRVPAPKKGWDEGFKADVGVTYSGENRGPQIGAELPKDPLSSPEGLEIQARLGSLPGTTTESPPFLSERNRGINSDLVTGGLIHNPQAPETRERQKSSDILEELIGQGIIQSHSKVLRNGESYDVMANMTERPLRKPPARLKKLQLKKEAKAFTTNDPEEKVQAVETHKKTKEEEMRKRLRSDRLLSPANHSDAAEPDGAEVLFAKGXSRCDSAVFESEPSDPQGGKPLKGKKSPTASSDRNFNYEGFGVVESDVSYNQADDVFE, from the exons GCTGATGTCGGTGTGACTTATTCCGGGGAGAACCGCGGGCCCCAGATTGGAGCTGAATTACCCAAGGACCCTTTGAGCAGCCCCGAGGGCCTGGAAATACAGGCTCGGCTGGGAAGTTTACCTGGAACCACAACAGAAAGTCCCCCATTTCTTagtgaaagaaacagaggaataaatTCAG aCCTAGTGACCGGTGGATTAATCCATAACCCCCAAGCCCCCGAGACCCGAGAGCGACAAAAGTCATCAGACATCCTGGAGGAATTAATTGGTCAAGGAATAATACAAAGCCACAGCAAAGTACTTAGAAATGGAGAATCTTATGATGTCATG gCAAACATGACCGAGAGGCCTCTGAGAAAGCCTCCAGCCAGGCTGAAAAAACTTCAGCTCAAAAAGGAAGCAAAGGCTTTCACAACGAACGATCCAGAAGAGAAGGTGCAAGCGGTGGAGACGCACAAGAAG actaaagaagaagaaatgagaaaaaggctAAGGAGTGACCGACTTTTGTCCCCAGCCAATCATTCAGATGCAGCTGAGCCGGACGGGGCTGAGGTTCTGTTTGCCAAAG CCTCACGCTGTGATTCTGCTGTGTTTGAGTCTGAGCCGTCTGACCCGCAGGGAGGAAAGCCTTTGAAAGGGAAGAAGAGTCCTACAGCATCGAGTGATAGAAACTTCAATTATGAAGGATTTGGGGTGGTGGAGTCAGATGTGTCTTACAACCAAGCAGATGATGTATTTGAATAA